Proteins encoded together in one Lathyrus oleraceus cultivar Zhongwan6 chromosome 5, CAAS_Psat_ZW6_1.0, whole genome shotgun sequence window:
- the LOC127079676 gene encoding uncharacterized protein LOC127079676: MEVPNSEHIAATLYLGKFVVDVNLKTKGGLPGFHLSFLLATLDALVKEENWMVFNAVLACIIYGIVLFPNVIDFFDMNAIRIFMVGNPIPTLLRDVYHSIHSRNHKKRGGLVWCYAPLLYHWFRSHLPYKGAFVDNKETLKWSKRLMGLTSNDLVWYNLRLDRMEKYEVIMSCGEFPNVPLMGVRGGINYNLLLSQRQLGYALKGPPEGRSIQESLFYNVAEGVEMMKKVGKAWNHISCKGKKFFGKKDCVTYPSYMD; this comes from the coding sequence TACCCTTTATTTGGGCAAATTTGTGGTGGATGTTAATCTCAAGACAAAAGGAGGACTCCCTGGGTTTCATCTAAGCTTTCTTTTAGCAACTTTGGATGCTTTGGTTAAGGAAGAAAATTGGATGGTTTTCAACGCTGTTTTGGCTTGCATTATCTATGGCATTGTTTTGTTTCCTAATGTGATTGATTTTTTCGATATGAACGCCATTCGTATCTTCATGGTAGGGAACCCGATACCAACACTTTTGAGGGATGTTTATCATTCCATTCATTCCAGAAATCACAAAAAGAGAGGTGGCTTAGTATGGTGTTATGCTCCTCTTTTGTATCATTGGTTCAGAAGCCATCTCCCTTACAAAGGGGCGTTTGTGGATAACAAAGAAACCTTGAAGTGGTCCAAGAGATTGATGGGGCTTACTTCCAATGATTTGGTATGGTATAACTTAAGATTGGATAGGATGGAGAAATATGAGGTgattatgagttgtggagagtttcctaatgtgcctctcatGGGCGTTAGGGGAGGTATAAACTATAATCTCTTATTGTCTCAGAGGCAATTGGGTTATGCTTTGAAAGGACCTCCAGAAGGTAGAAGTATACAAGAGTCTTTGTTCTACAATGTGGCTGAGGGTGTTGAAATGATGAAGAAAGTTGGAAAGGCCTGGAATCATATTTCATGTAAAGGAAAAAAGTTCTTTGGCAAGAAGGATTGTGTTACTTATCCTTCTTACATGGACTAG